The sequence TCGGCGTCCCGCCCGTGTTGTCGATCGTCATCCTGCGCAGCACGCCGGCAACGGCGACGTTGCCCCACGGCCGGTTCAGCTGGTAGCGCGCGGTGAGATCAGGGACCTTGTCCGTGAAGTTCAGCGGCTGCATGGTCTGGCCGGTCTGGAAGGAGATGGTGTTCGCACCGAAGAAGTCCGCTTCCGGGTTCTCGATGGCGAACGCAAGCTCGTCCGTACCCAAGGGCATCGCGTAACGCAGCTGCGGTGAGCGGGTGGCATTGGGCAGGCCGACCGCGCCGTTGAAGTCCAGCGTTTCGGGGAAGGCGTCCAGGTTCGCGAAGTTGGACCACCACTGGCCCGCCAGCCAGCGATCCATCTTCCCGTAGGCGTGCCGCAGCCGGAAGGCGCTGGAGTTGGTGTAGAGCTCGCCACCGCCCGCGCCGTAGAAGTCGCCTTCGATGAAGGTGTAGAGCTCGCCCCAGGCGGTCGGTGTCGAGGTCGCGAGGTTCAGGCGCGACTCGCGTGCCGACATGTAGAAGTTGTCGCCATGGTGTGCCAGCGGAGAACCCTTGACCGGGATGTAGCTGATCATCGTGGGGTTGCCACCCATGCCGCCGGAAATGTCCTTGATGACATCCAGCTTGATGTAGCCGCCGACCTTGACCGAGGTGTTCGTCCCCGGAAGCTTCCACGAGTTCGGCAAGCTGCCTTCGGTGACCACCTTGGCGGGCGCGGTGTCCACCGCTGCGACGGTAGTCGTGGCGGCAGCGGTGGCGGGCACAGCGACCACTGGCGTAACCGCCTGCGCGGCTGTCGCCTGCGAGGGGGCAGCGGCGGCAGAAGCGGCCTGCAGTTCCCGCAGCTGCTTCTGCAAGGATTCGATCTGCTCTGCCATGGCCTTGAGCTTTGCGTCGATATCCGGCGCGGCATGGGAAGGCGCTGCAAATGCCAGGGCGAGCGCGCCGACCATCGCATGCAAACGGAATCTGGTAACTGCGGTCCTCATCACTGCAAAACCTTTTCTGACAAAACTGCGGATTGGTAGGGAGTGGATCTCGCCTCGGCCCGGTTCCGGACTCATGGGCAACGAGAGCAGCCAGAGGCCGTCTTCGGCTGTGGCGCGTTCGCGCGAAGCAGCTCGCGCTGCGGTCTTCGGGTCGCGACCCGCTCTGCGCCGGCTGCCGGCCGGCGATCCCGTGGTTCCCTGGGGGCCAGCTCGGCGCAGCTTCCCGGAGCGAAGCCCGAACAGCAAAAACGCACGTAGATAACAAATACGAGGCTGCATTCTTCCGTTCGGGCGATCCGCCGCATTGACTGCCGTCAACCGCCGCAGCTCAGCACTGCAAACGAAAGTGGCATCGCGACAGTCGGCGGCTTGAAGCGACTCGTTCGGCCGAGTCAGCGGTTCAGGAAGCTCGATGCGGCCGATGTCATGGATGACCTGCGGCAAGGTCCATTCCCGGCATTGCGCTACGGTCGCCACACCGCAGCGTCGACGCGCGGCTCAGACGCGAAGGCCCTTTCCAGCTTGAAGGCAGGCGCGGACGGCGAGAGACTGCGTGCCTGTTGCCGGCTCTCTGCGGGCAGCCCTGCACTCAGAAGCACGATGCGCAGCCCGTTCTGCCACTCGTCCGCGTGACCATCCAGGAAGAGAGAAAAGACACGCGATGAACCGCCCGCTCCTTGCAACGATCGCGACCTCGATCTGCCTCGTCGTCGGGTGCAGTTCGACATCCCGGGAGGCGCCTCCAGCGTCCGACGCGACACGGCCCGAAGCGGTCAACGAACAGTGTCAGGTCTTCCGCGCCGGCCTCACTGCCGACCCGCTGCAGGAGTGCATGCGCGCGCTTGGAGAGGAAGGCTGCAAGAGGTGCCTGGCCTGGTAGCAGACCTGCTCGGGCATCCGCGCCCGCAAGACGCAGCTCGCCTTCGCGCGGCGCTCCGGTCAGCGCGGTGCGGGGTTCCGCCGCAACGCACAGGAGGCCGACCTGCCGCAATAGTTGCGTGCGCCGACGAGCACGGCCCAGGCGCGCCATTCCGGCCACTTCATTGCTGCAGGTCTACTTCGTGGCGCGCTCGGTATCGTCTTTCGCGTACCGGGAACAGTCGGGCCCGACAGCTCGTCCGTAGCATGCAACCCAGCGATCGCCCCCGCTGAATCGCATCGGGTACGAAGACTGGCCGCGCCCGCCGAGCATGCAATCGCGCGGTTCGTATCGCCTCAGGACGCACAGAATGCGCAGCGGTGCATCGAGGCAAACGGGCTTGCTCTCCCGTCTCCTTGCCTGGAGCGCCGCGATGCCAGCCCCGCAGAAAATTCCTCGGGGAGCCCGAACATGGCCAGGGATCGATTCCCGTAGCGGGTGTCGCCGGTGATGTCCTGCCCGATCCAGCCGGGAGTTTCGACCGCTTCCTCGGGCGAGGACAACTCGACCTCTGCGATGACCAGGCCCGCCAGCACGCCCCCGAAGACATCGACTTCGAACACATGCCGACCAAAGGGGACGGCATAGCGCGTCTTGCACAGGACGCGACCGACACAGTGACGTTCGAGTATCTCCCTCGCATCCTTGAGCGGGATGAGGTACTCGTACTCTTCGCGCATCGACCCCTGACGGGGGGACTTCAAGGTGAGCCAGGCCCGCGCTCCACTGATGCGGACGCGCGTCGTCATCCGGCCGCTTTCCTTGCTCAGATAGCCCTGTGCGATCAAGGCGCCATCGCGTGGCTCGATGATCGTGGGGTCAGCTACCAGATATCGACGTTCTATTTCCGTACTCATGACCGCTCCGGGCGCATGGCTTCCATCAAAAGGCCGACGTGCCCATCAAAATTAAACGTTTTACCTTACAGGTCAATATCCAGCCATCGTCCCGTGATCCGGACCGCCCGAGCCTGGGCGAGCAGGCTTGGGCGAGGGGCAAGGCCTGGCTCGAACCGATCCGAGCAATGGGTCGTGCCTTCCGGCAGACCGTGAAGCCGCGACCGCGAAGCTGGAGTCTCCCCCGCGATCAGGGTTGATGGCTTCTCCCTGCCCGCCATCTTGTTGGCCGGAAGCGCCAAGCAGATTGAAGAACCCCGTCGGCCCACCGGCACGCGGCGCCACACCGGGTCCACCCCGGCATTCCTGGACGGCGCGGGCCGGTGCATGCTCGTTCGACATGCACGCCCGTGCGCCGCGCGAGCGCCAAGTCGCGCCCAGTTTGCGCAAGCGCAAACAGCTTGCTGACGACGCGTTCGGCATCGCGGTTGGCGGCCGCGGGACAGCAAGCAGATGTGTCTCCAAGCACCATGCGCCCAGAAAACAAAGGCTTACGTAATTGCCTAGACAGGCATTTCGCTGAAAGCCGTTAATCGCTTGTTCGCGCGTCCGGAAGGCGCGCCGCCAGACGACTGAGTCTGGACTAACAACAACCAGAATTCCGAGCCCGGGACTTGAAGGCAGGTCAGGAAATGCCCCAGAAATACGTCACATCGCTACGCCGCCTGCTGGAGGGACTCCAGCGCCGCTTGAGCCTGAACGCGCAGCGCGGCCTCCTGCTGCTGTTCGTGCTCGTGCAGGCGCTCTTCGTCGGCGGTTACCTGACGCTTGAGCGCGTGCGCATCTATGACGGGGCGCGCCACTCCCTGCGCAATACGGCGCTTCTGCAGGCGCAGTATTTCGAGACGAGCATGGACGCCATGCGCTATCAATTGCGCGTGGTCG is a genomic window of Niveibacterium sp. SC-1 containing:
- a CDS encoding DcaP family trimeric outer membrane transporter, coding for MRTAVTRFRLHAMVGALALAFAAPSHAAPDIDAKLKAMAEQIESLQKQLRELQAASAAAAPSQATAAQAVTPVVAVPATAAATTTVAAVDTAPAKVVTEGSLPNSWKLPGTNTSVKVGGYIKLDVIKDISGGMGGNPTMISYIPVKGSPLAHHGDNFYMSARESRLNLATSTPTAWGELYTFIEGDFYGAGGGELYTNSSAFRLRHAYGKMDRWLAGQWWSNFANLDAFPETLDFNGAVGLPNATRSPQLRYAMPLGTDELAFAIENPEADFFGANTISFQTGQTMQPLNFTDKVPDLTARYQLNRPWGNVAVAGVLRRMTIDNTGGTPINGFVGEDSVNGYGLLVSGRYNYSGNSGLLANFTTGEGIARYIFGSPGFDEGGSDSAAIVDGKLKATRSSGVTLGVQHFWSNQLRSSFTWGAIKTEHPHPAYPLTAIGKQQSFHVNTLWNPLPPLTLGLEYIYARIENDTQPTETLSNKGDASRIQAGAILAF
- a CDS encoding CYTH domain-containing protein: MSTEIERRYLVADPTIIEPRDGALIAQGYLSKESGRMTTRVRISGARAWLTLKSPRQGSMREEYEYLIPLKDAREILERHCVGRVLCKTRYAVPFGRHVFEVDVFGGVLAGLVIAEVELSSPEEAVETPGWIGQDITGDTRYGNRSLAMFGLPEEFSAGLASRRSRQGDGRASPFASMHRCAFCAS